The following coding sequences lie in one Treponema socranskii subsp. buccale genomic window:
- a CDS encoding ankyrin repeat domain-containing protein — translation MTKKIDYVEGVNYEKAGLYTLAMYGPFEAFLEKYDKSKLNEQNRYGFSLLHEALSGHKWDIAEFLINEGIDINLKDSGGNTALHYLCDDNSTDYDEVFKLIKILLDKGADVNERNKQQSTPLIKATAHSNGPGFDIFKLLLEYNPDIYWKNKSGMSCLVLAEETRDFFEDPTIYNYLVEKGLVKE, via the coding sequence ATGACAAAGAAAATTGATTATGTAGAAGGCGTTAATTACGAAAAAGCCGGTCTCTATACCCTTGCAATGTATGGTCCGTTTGAAGCGTTTTTGGAAAAATACGATAAGTCGAAACTGAACGAACAAAATCGGTACGGATTTTCTTTATTGCATGAAGCGCTATCCGGTCATAAATGGGATATCGCGGAGTTCTTGATAAATGAGGGGATAGATATCAATCTAAAAGACAGCGGCGGCAATACCGCGCTGCATTATTTGTGCGATGATAATTCAACTGATTACGACGAGGTCTTCAAGTTGATTAAAATACTGCTTGATAAAGGTGCTGATGTTAATGAACGTAATAAGCAGCAAAGCACACCGCTCATAAAAGCTACTGCGCACTCAAACGGGCCGGGCTTTGATATTTTTAAACTGCTTTTGGAGTACAATCCCGATATTTACTGGAAGAATAAATCCGGTATGTCTTGTCTTGTGCTTGCGGAAGAAACACGAGATTTCTTTGAAGACCCCACTATATACAATTACTTAGTTGAAAAAGGGCTGGTAAAAGAATAA
- a CDS encoding NADase-type glycan-binding domain-containing protein has translation MSYEEGLPYIFISGNGVKRYFLLLSNEQACYFYDTKTGELVISAEHTKAAIEPFVIYKRDKIRASSELREGKTVYSVENLSTEILLPWVPAGGKNGIGATLTIHDMYGEFLILGSGYVSVKNRALWTKNARPKKLKIQYKKTGIVKYVDLKDTPDLQTIVMYTDEDYKNQARGGDIVITIMDVYEGTTYSDVCINILVEKT, from the coding sequence TTGAGCTATGAAGAGGGATTGCCGTATATTTTCATCAGCGGTAACGGTGTAAAGCGATATTTTCTACTGCTTTCGAATGAACAAGCTTGCTATTTTTACGATACAAAGACGGGAGAACTGGTAATTTCGGCGGAGCACACAAAAGCTGCAATAGAGCCGTTTGTTATTTATAAAAGAGATAAAATACGCGCAAGTTCGGAGCTGCGCGAAGGAAAGACTGTGTATTCGGTTGAAAACCTTTCGACCGAAATCCTGTTGCCGTGGGTACCTGCAGGCGGGAAAAACGGCATCGGCGCAACTTTGACCATACACGATATGTACGGCGAGTTTTTGATACTCGGTTCGGGTTATGTTTCGGTAAAAAACAGAGCTTTGTGGACAAAAAATGCACGGCCGAAAAAACTTAAAATTCAGTATAAAAAAACCGGTATTGTAAAATATGTCGATTTAAAAGATACGCCCGATTTACAAACGATAGTCATGTATACGGACGAAGATTATAAAAATCAAGCACGAGGTGGAGATATTGTCATAACGATCATGGACGTATATGAGGGCACTACGTATAGCGATGTATGTATCAATATTTTGGTAGAAAAGACATAA
- a CDS encoding PoNe immunity protein domain-containing protein translates to MMRDGIKTEAYFNDFINKDSERVKRFLLDLQSGQIRSDRILPVKAYIHDLKLGILTAKYSKGDEVSAMKSDFVELMDDWGEIFEPDFYNKNLKMLSLAVLFAVDSKRIKHIKKYFEKANIRDWLFSYFLNSFFDKETDIQERLLFPKHLSILRDAVKHKSTEILKEYLNKHWYNADCGCYAAHKSSVNVYYGYWSFEAGAVVKILRLDDTELKGVKYYPYDLVHYR, encoded by the coding sequence ATGATGCGGGACGGCATAAAAACGGAAGCATATTTTAATGATTTTATTAATAAAGATTCTGAACGGGTTAAAAGATTCTTATTAGACTTACAGAGCGGACAAATACGATCGGATAGGATATTGCCAGTAAAGGCATATATCCACGATTTAAAACTCGGAATACTGACGGCAAAATATTCTAAAGGAGATGAAGTATCTGCTATGAAGAGTGATTTTGTTGAATTAATGGATGATTGGGGTGAGATTTTTGAACCGGACTTTTATAATAAGAATTTAAAAATGCTTTCGTTAGCTGTCTTATTTGCTGTTGATTCTAAACGGATAAAACATATAAAAAAATATTTTGAAAAGGCGAATATCCGTGATTGGCTGTTCAGTTATTTTCTTAATTCATTTTTCGATAAAGAAACGGATATACAAGAACGGCTTTTGTTTCCCAAACATCTTAGTATACTGCGAGATGCAGTAAAGCATAAAAGTACGGAGATACTAAAAGAATATTTAAATAAACATTGGTATAATGCAGACTGCGGATGTTATGCGGCGCACAAGAGTTCTGTCAATGTTTATTACGGCTATTGGAGTTTTGAAGCAGGTGCGGTAGTGAAGATTTTACGGTTGGACGACACGGAGCTGAAAGGGGTGAAATATTATCCGTACGATTTGGTACATTATCGCTGA
- a CDS encoding NADase-type glycan-binding domain-containing protein — MNPKKLLSILFSISVLLIMTAYAGENLSASDNSFGGFDVYTFSAGDKNATYYLNENTLHIQERSLGSRYNSYDQTITFSTVEKNGVPYIRYTESDRQYVSSDSKKFEVKKNDGMEREAVFFKNEYFFVLLNKDGTCLYGAKNAYDTWEYHVHDTEVKQSSFLKEKTKSYSINDMGCNFPEKRTVWAAPWCEGVQGQGIGERLEFSLKKNNSYAEVFGKQKIFISIGYVDYSRPDLYNANSRPKILSVYINNTFYKDVRLEDTSDYQDLLKGRTLAASDTIKLVIKDVYPGEKYQDTCINDIFILPLR, encoded by the coding sequence ATGAATCCAAAAAAATTGCTGTCAATACTTTTTTCGATTTCAGTTCTTCTTATAATGACCGCCTATGCGGGAGAAAACCTGTCGGCGAGCGATAATTCATTTGGCGGATTCGATGTATATACGTTTTCCGCGGGCGATAAGAATGCAACGTATTATCTCAATGAAAATACGCTGCATATACAAGAGCGCTCACTCGGAAGCCGTTATAACAGCTATGATCAGACAATCACATTTTCAACCGTCGAAAAGAACGGTGTACCGTATATACGATATACGGAATCCGACCGACAGTATGTTTCATCTGACAGTAAAAAATTCGAAGTAAAAAAAAACGACGGCATGGAGCGGGAAGCCGTATTTTTTAAGAACGAATATTTTTTCGTTTTGCTTAATAAAGACGGTACGTGTTTGTACGGCGCAAAAAATGCATACGATACGTGGGAATATCATGTGCACGATACCGAAGTAAAACAAAGTTCATTTTTAAAAGAAAAAACAAAAAGCTATTCGATAAACGATATGGGCTGTAATTTTCCCGAAAAACGTACGGTATGGGCCGCTCCATGGTGCGAGGGCGTACAAGGACAGGGTATCGGAGAACGGCTTGAGTTTTCATTGAAAAAAAACAATTCATATGCCGAAGTATTTGGCAAACAAAAAATATTTATTTCAATCGGCTATGTCGATTATTCCCGTCCCGATTTATACAATGCCAACTCACGGCCGAAAATACTTTCCGTCTATATAAATAATACCTTTTATAAAGATGTCCGCCTCGAAGATACGAGCGACTATCAGGATTTGCTTAAAGGCAGGACACTTGCAGCAAGCGATACGATCAAACTTGTCATAAAAGACGTATATCCGGGAGAAAAATATCAAGACACTTGTATTAACGATATTTTTATACTACCGTTAAGATAG
- a CDS encoding heavy-metal-associated domain-containing protein, whose product MQKKIYVAGMFDGDTAKKVEDAVRAVSGVTSVTASPEKAQVLVDYGDESVVASINAAITSLGIDVLD is encoded by the coding sequence ATGCAAAAAAAGATTTACGTCGCCGGCATGTTCGACGGCGATACTGCAAAAAAAGTTGAAGATGCGGTGCGCGCGGTAAGCGGCGTCACAAGCGTTACGGCTTCTCCCGAGAAGGCGCAAGTGCTCGTCGATTACGGCGATGAATCCGTAGTGGCTTCGATCAACGCTGCGATTACTTCGCTCGGTATCGATGTACTCGACTAG
- a CDS encoding DUF4474 domain-containing protein has translation MVFPYKDKEYRVEFWYGRYAYGNAYGAEIGIYFRTHRKSRTVKRKKTAALFITNVSSKENSL, from the coding sequence ATAGTATTCCCTTATAAAGACAAAGAATACCGCGTAGAATTTTGGTACGGACGGTATGCCTATGGGAATGCATACGGAGCGGAGATAGGCATTTACTTTCGGACGCACCGGAAAAGCCGTACCGTGAAAAGGAAGAAGACAGCTGCTTTATTTATTACGAATGTGTCCTCGAAAGAGAACAGCTTGTAA
- a CDS encoding GH-E family nuclease encodes MPRNGQWDMGHIVEDINKPNIYAREYDKYLSGEITEDTFLEWYRNAKNYEPQLPRYNRGLKEKK; translated from the coding sequence ATACCTCGTAACGGGCAATGGGATATGGGGCATATAGTTGAGGATATAAACAAACCGAATATTTATGCGAGGGAATACGATAAATATCTGAGCGGCGAAATAACAGAGGACACCTTTTTAGAGTGGTATAGAAACGCTAAAAATTACGAACCGCAGCTTCCCAGATACAATAGAGGATTGAAGGAGAAAAAATGA
- a CDS encoding 3-isopropylmalate dehydratase large subunit: MGKTIAQKIFDAHRIDTPFSGTSVLKLDRVFCHEITTPVAITDLIERGKDSVFDGDKIKAVIDHVTPAKDSKTATQGKILRDWAHRQHIKDFFDIGRNGVCHAIFPESGFVRPGFTVIMGDSHTCTHGAFGAFAAGVGTTDIEVGILKGVCAFREPKSIKFILNGKLRPGVFAKDVILSIIAKIGVNGATDRVMEFTGPVIESFGMEERMTLCNMAVEAGGTSGICAPDMHTVDYLWEFIKDDYPSKEAALADYSKWTSDADAEYEKTISIDCSEIEPVCTVGYKPDEVKNVRDMKGTKVDQVYIGSCTNGRISDLRIAAEVLKGKRIAEGVRAIVSPATPKTYKTALKEGIIDIFMDSGFCVTNPTCGACLGMSNGVLAEGEVCASTTNRNFNGRMGKGGMVHLMSPATASATAIAGTICNSSLYQEV, translated from the coding sequence ATGGGTAAAACAATAGCACAAAAAATATTCGATGCGCACAGAATCGATACGCCCTTTTCCGGTACATCGGTACTGAAACTCGACCGCGTATTTTGCCACGAAATCACGACTCCCGTCGCGATCACCGATCTGATCGAACGCGGAAAAGACAGTGTATTCGACGGCGATAAAATCAAAGCGGTTATCGATCACGTCACTCCTGCAAAAGACAGCAAAACGGCGACGCAGGGAAAAATCCTGCGCGATTGGGCGCACCGGCAGCATATCAAAGACTTTTTCGACATAGGCCGAAACGGCGTGTGCCATGCGATTTTTCCGGAAAGCGGCTTTGTGCGCCCGGGCTTTACCGTCATCATGGGCGATTCGCACACCTGTACGCACGGCGCTTTCGGCGCGTTCGCCGCGGGAGTCGGCACGACCGATATCGAAGTCGGTATATTAAAAGGCGTGTGTGCGTTCCGCGAACCGAAATCGATCAAATTTATTTTAAACGGAAAACTGCGTCCGGGCGTTTTCGCCAAGGACGTCATCCTTTCGATCATCGCAAAAATCGGCGTAAACGGCGCGACCGACCGCGTTATGGAATTCACCGGTCCCGTCATTGAAAGTTTCGGCATGGAAGAGCGCATGACGCTGTGCAATATGGCGGTCGAAGCGGGCGGCACGTCGGGCATCTGCGCTCCGGATATGCATACGGTCGACTACCTTTGGGAATTTATTAAAGACGATTATCCGTCGAAAGAAGCCGCCCTCGCCGACTACTCCAAGTGGACAAGCGATGCGGACGCCGAATACGAAAAAACGATATCGATCGACTGCAGTGAAATCGAGCCCGTGTGTACCGTCGGCTACAAACCCGACGAGGTCAAAAACGTGCGCGATATGAAAGGCACGAAAGTCGACCAAGTCTATATCGGCAGCTGCACGAACGGACGCATATCGGATCTCCGCATTGCGGCGGAAGTGCTGAAAGGAAAACGCATAGCCGAAGGTGTGCGCGCCATCGTAAGCCCTGCAACTCCGAAAACGTACAAAACGGCGCTCAAAGAAGGCATTATCGACATCTTTATGGACTCGGGATTTTGCGTTACGAATCCGACCTGCGGCGCGTGCCTCGGCATGTCGAACGGAGTGCTCGCAGAAGGAGAAGTGTGTGCGTCCACGACGAACCGCAATTTTAACGGCAGAATGGGAAAAGGCGGCATGGTTCACTTGATGAGCCCCGCGACGGCGAGCGCAACGGCAATCGCCGGCACGATATGCAATTCATCGCTTTATCAGGAGGTATGA
- a CDS encoding PoNe immunity protein domain-containing protein, whose product MMRDTVKDQKYFKLKLAEERASLVTFEQALKDVIASRGEKDKGVQNGYSIIADTYQKIINIMYSLGSDLNEISHEYNSLLPYFCKTWNINSGYMKLIKILSLGALLAIDSMKIKQLEEKILAENVNDFLVGFLLKYLDTSWTSSGNNFVFGGIYNDLKIIIDEKNPIKQLQKIEVYLKSKWYKLHKDCSWYDTHNTETYVGYWSFEAGAVVKILRLDDTELKGLKYYPYDLVHYR is encoded by the coding sequence ATGATGCGAGATACTGTAAAAGATCAGAAATATTTTAAATTAAAACTTGCAGAAGAACGGGCAAGTTTAGTCACGTTCGAACAAGCTTTAAAGGATGTTATTGCATCGAGAGGAGAAAAAGATAAGGGTGTACAAAACGGGTATAGTATTATTGCGGATACATATCAAAAGATTATTAATATAATGTATTCTTTAGGATCGGATTTAAATGAAATATCGCACGAATATAATTCGTTATTGCCGTATTTTTGCAAGACATGGAATATCAATTCCGGATATATGAAATTGATTAAAATTTTATCATTAGGTGCGCTTCTTGCTATCGACAGTATGAAGATTAAACAGTTGGAAGAGAAAATTCTTGCAGAAAACGTTAATGATTTTTTGGTTGGCTTCTTATTAAAGTATCTTGATACAAGTTGGACAAGTAGCGGCAATAATTTTGTATTTGGCGGAATTTATAACGATTTAAAAATAATAATCGATGAAAAAAATCCAATTAAACAACTGCAAAAAATAGAGGTGTATCTTAAAAGTAAATGGTACAAACTGCATAAAGATTGTTCATGGTATGATACGCACAATACGGAGACGTACGTCGGCTATTGGAGTTTTGAAGCAGGTGCGGTTGTGAAGATTTTACGGTTGGATGACACGGAGCTGAAAGGGTTAAAATATTATCCGTATGATTTGGTGCATTATCGCTGA
- a CDS encoding barstar family protein yields MENNERKGTVEIDLNSVQNSEELHDLLKKKLGFPDFYGMNWNAFWNAITGLVELPEKLICIGWNDMIKKLPEDAKIMKYYLDKYVENHNKYIKCIFEYC; encoded by the coding sequence ATGGAAAATAATGAAAGAAAAGGAACAGTAGAAATCGATTTAAATTCTGTGCAAAATTCTGAGGAACTTCACGACTTGTTAAAGAAAAAACTTGGTTTTCCCGATTTTTATGGCATGAATTGGAACGCATTTTGGAATGCCATAACAGGCTTGGTTGAGTTACCTGAAAAATTAATTTGTATCGGTTGGAATGATATGATCAAAAAACTACCGGAAGATGCAAAAATAATGAAATACTATTTGGATAAATATGTGGAGAACCATAATAAATATATAAAATGCATTTTTGAATACTGTTGA
- a CDS encoding tetratricopeptide repeat protein, which translates to MEAAIESIESTETESEDEFFSDESSVDESANVDRISELSKGGYQLLKSNRITDAKDMFKKILDIENNNNYALVGLGDSERKQNNYNKAIAYYNDCLSYHPGNNYALFGLADCYKALNQYRKAIDIWEQYLVHDDRNITVLTRVADAYRKIHDFKKSKELYLKVLDMEQDNAYALIGLGHLHYDFKEYKDALYYWAKMLELNESAVDIRVLTSIGNCHRKLKTFENGVVYFERALALDPNNFYALFGLADCYRGMNQQYRSIEYWNRILALDPDNKVILTRSGDAYRNTGDYKTAVEYYNKALDIAFDVYAALGLALICKGEGKYEEAADRLSNLIRSDAKNYRLYIDLADCYVKLNRKQDAVSVLESFQKQGIRCPPISDMLDKLKNNKPIY; encoded by the coding sequence ATGGAAGCGGCAATCGAAAGCATTGAAAGTACCGAAACGGAAAGCGAAGACGAATTCTTTTCCGATGAATCCTCTGTCGATGAAAGCGCGAACGTCGATCGTATTTCGGAGCTTTCAAAAGGCGGCTATCAATTATTAAAAAGCAATAGAATCACCGATGCGAAAGATATGTTTAAAAAAATCCTCGACATTGAAAACAACAACAACTACGCCCTCGTCGGGCTCGGCGATTCGGAGCGCAAGCAAAACAACTACAACAAAGCGATAGCTTATTACAACGACTGTCTCTCCTACCATCCGGGAAACAATTATGCGCTCTTCGGACTTGCCGACTGCTATAAAGCGCTCAATCAATACCGCAAAGCGATCGACATCTGGGAACAGTATCTCGTGCACGACGACCGCAACATCACCGTCCTCACGCGAGTGGCCGACGCATATCGAAAAATACACGATTTTAAAAAATCGAAAGAGCTGTATTTGAAAGTGCTCGACATGGAACAGGACAACGCGTACGCGCTCATCGGGCTCGGGCATTTGCACTACGACTTTAAAGAATACAAAGACGCGCTCTACTACTGGGCGAAGATGCTCGAACTCAACGAAAGCGCCGTCGACATCCGCGTGCTCACGTCTATCGGAAACTGTCACCGAAAGCTGAAAACCTTCGAAAACGGAGTTGTCTATTTCGAGCGCGCCCTCGCCCTCGACCCGAACAATTTTTACGCGCTGTTCGGGCTGGCCGACTGTTACCGCGGCATGAACCAGCAATACCGTTCCATCGAATATTGGAACAGAATCCTCGCTCTCGATCCCGACAACAAAGTGATCCTCACGCGTTCGGGCGACGCGTATCGGAATACGGGCGACTACAAAACCGCCGTCGAATACTACAATAAAGCGCTCGACATCGCGTTCGACGTATATGCGGCTCTGGGCCTTGCGCTCATCTGTAAGGGCGAAGGCAAATACGAAGAAGCGGCCGATCGGCTTTCGAACCTCATCCGAAGCGATGCAAAAAATTATCGCCTGTACATAGACCTTGCCGACTGCTATGTAAAGCTCAACAGAAAGCAGGATGCCGTCTCCGTCCTCGAAAGCTTTCAAAAACAGGGTATACGCTGCCCGCCTATAAGCGATATGCTCGACAAGCTCAAAAACAATAAGCCGATCTATTGA
- a CDS encoding 3-isopropylmalate dehydratase small subunit — MKQFGGSVLFLDRSDINTDEIIPAKYLTEISKQALKPYLLEDLKLDGFNPKTDIAGKRVIIARENFGCGSSREHAPWALEVNGISVVIAVNFARIFRQNMFNCGMMAIELDKKSIDDIFRTFSDKDAECKIVQNDDGSAKVKLIAGSLSKSYPFTLDGFAKTLVESDGWIGYADKKY, encoded by the coding sequence GTGAAACAATTCGGAGGGAGCGTGCTCTTTCTCGACCGCTCCGACATCAACACCGACGAAATCATTCCGGCGAAGTATCTTACCGAAATTTCAAAGCAGGCGCTCAAGCCCTATCTGCTCGAAGATTTAAAGCTCGACGGCTTTAATCCGAAAACCGATATCGCAGGCAAGCGCGTCATCATCGCGCGGGAAAATTTCGGCTGCGGCTCTTCACGCGAACACGCTCCGTGGGCGCTCGAAGTGAACGGCATTTCCGTCGTCATCGCGGTAAACTTTGCGCGGATATTTCGGCAAAACATGTTCAACTGCGGCATGATGGCTATCGAACTCGATAAAAAATCGATAGACGATATATTCCGCACGTTTTCGGATAAAGACGCCGAATGCAAAATCGTGCAAAACGACGACGGCAGCGCAAAAGTAAAGCTGATTGCGGGAAGCCTTTCGAAAAGCTATCCGTTTACGCTCGACGGTTTTGCAAAGACACTCGTCGAAAGCGACGGGTGGATCGGCTACGCGGATAAAAAATATTGA
- a CDS encoding GH-E family nuclease, producing the protein MAKTRNAQQDTRLPSPQQTKLMSELAHDPKNLKRFLNRYGDEAASLIKRHGYPPKYWKGRPSYKEGQVETVWKNAQENPKNFCFSKNNTEYIRTEHGTVSWNKDIPRNGQWDMGHLEDQKYSDIYDFFIRGDISEEKFLEWYKEAGNYEPQTIPFNRGHKGE; encoded by the coding sequence ATGGCAAAAACGCGCAACGCACAGCAGGATACTCGCCTGCCCTCTCCGCAGCAGACAAAACTGATGAGCGAACTTGCGCATGATCCTAAAAACCTAAAACGCTTTTTAAACCGCTACGGAGATGAAGCTGCAAGCCTGATAAAACGACACGGTTACCCGCCCAAATACTGGAAAGGTCGTCCGTCTTATAAAGAAGGGCAAGTAGAAACGGTATGGAAAAATGCGCAGGAAAACCCAAAGAATTTTTGTTTTAGTAAAAATAATACGGAATATATACGTACAGAGCATGGTACAGTATCATGGAACAAAGATATACCTCGTAACGGGCAATGGGATATGGGGCATTTGGAAGATCAAAAATATTCTGATATATACGATTTCTTTATCAGAGGTGATATTTCAGAAGAGAAGTTTTTAGAGTGGTACAAAGAGGCTGGGAACTATGAACCGCAAACCATACCTTTTAATAGGGGACACAAAGGGGAATAG
- a CDS encoding C39 family peptidase produces the protein MELLIGDKERKFDDIVNISGINGTIIELDDGTGKVLGNVPYFHQRDNRTDEGTGKNRVYGDVMCQLTSLAMVLASKGVKPTDPTKQLEDELYEIAKKEGYGYGQKKALWDNPIEMYDDILPKKNDTNNLERKTLNNDVNLTNIIDQIDSGNPVILSLNYKDRNLKTRGHIVVVIGYTEKALIIHDPYGNLEKGKNNQYGSDKNGAYVEYPKNKYDIGNHWIRYLEEKDI, from the coding sequence ATGGAGCTGCTCATAGGAGATAAGGAAAGGAAATTCGACGATATTGTTAATATCAGCGGAATAAACGGAACTATAATCGAGCTGGATGACGGAACAGGCAAAGTTCTTGGGAACGTGCCGTATTTTCATCAAAGGGATAATAGAACCGATGAAGGAACGGGAAAGAACAGAGTGTACGGGGATGTAATGTGTCAACTGACATCTCTTGCAATGGTATTAGCCTCTAAAGGTGTAAAGCCTACGGATCCTACAAAACAGTTGGAAGATGAACTGTACGAGATTGCTAAGAAAGAAGGTTACGGATATGGACAGAAAAAAGCCCTGTGGGATAATCCAATTGAAATGTATGATGATATTCTACCAAAGAAAAATGATACTAATAATTTAGAAAGAAAAACATTAAATAATGATGTAAACTTAACGAATATTATTGATCAAATTGATTCTGGAAATCCTGTTATTTTATCATTGAATTATAAAGATAGAAATCTTAAAACCCGTGGTCATATTGTAGTGGTTATTGGATATACAGAAAAAGCATTAATAATTCATGACCCATATGGAAATCTAGAAAAGGGTAAAAATAATCAATATGGTTCGGATAAAAACGGTGCTTATGTTGAATATCCTAAAAACAAATATGATATTGGGAATCATTGGATTAGATATTTGGAGGAAAAAGATATATGA
- the rlmN gene encoding 23S rRNA (adenine(2503)-C(2))-methyltransferase RlmN: MNKIALAGLLPEELCASLSLSPSFRGNQLFQWIGKGVDSFDAMTNLSAELRASLAEKALLRSTRVSAVLKADDGTVKLQIETEDALAVETVLLTDKAGRKTACVSCQAGCAMGCAFCKTGTLGLARNLSAAEIVEQFLYLEKHAGALDNIVFMGMGEPLLNLEAVRKAIVVLTDKRGRNLSSRRITVSTVGIVSGIYDLADNGPAVRLALSLTTADEVLRRELMPASSTNSLSDLRKAVSYYIEKTGKRVTLEAVLLSGKNMSEKDADALIAFAKGLDVHVNLIPWNPVEGLSFATPSQDETAQFVSRLEKGGLNVTLRMHRGKSISGACGQLGKTNANA, translated from the coding sequence ATGAATAAAATCGCACTCGCCGGTCTCTTGCCCGAAGAGCTGTGCGCTTCCCTTTCACTCTCCCCTTCTTTTCGCGGAAATCAACTGTTTCAGTGGATCGGAAAGGGTGTCGATTCGTTCGATGCGATGACAAATCTGAGCGCAGAGCTGCGGGCCTCACTTGCCGAAAAAGCGCTGCTCCGGTCGACTCGCGTATCCGCCGTGCTGAAAGCGGACGACGGCACGGTAAAGCTGCAGATAGAAACGGAAGACGCTCTCGCGGTCGAAACGGTGCTCCTCACCGATAAAGCGGGACGGAAGACGGCTTGCGTTTCGTGTCAAGCCGGCTGCGCGATGGGCTGCGCGTTTTGCAAAACGGGAACGCTCGGCCTTGCCAGAAATTTGAGCGCTGCAGAAATCGTCGAACAGTTTTTATATCTTGAAAAGCACGCGGGTGCTCTCGATAATATCGTCTTTATGGGTATGGGAGAGCCGCTTTTAAATCTCGAAGCGGTACGGAAAGCGATCGTCGTGCTCACCGATAAGCGCGGCAGAAATCTTTCGAGCCGCCGCATCACGGTATCCACGGTCGGTATCGTAAGCGGTATATACGATTTGGCGGATAACGGCCCTGCCGTGCGCCTCGCCCTTTCGCTTACGACGGCGGACGAAGTGTTGCGCCGCGAACTCATGCCCGCGTCTTCAACGAATTCTTTGAGCGATTTACGAAAGGCCGTTTCATACTACATCGAAAAAACGGGAAAACGGGTTACGCTCGAAGCCGTATTGCTTTCGGGAAAAAATATGAGCGAAAAAGATGCGGACGCCCTCATCGCCTTTGCAAAAGGTTTGGATGTGCACGTAAATCTCATCCCGTGGAATCCCGTAGAAGGGCTGTCATTTGCAACGCCAAGTCAGGATGAAACGGCACAATTCGTTTCGCGTCTTGAAAAGGGAGGCCTCAACGTAACGCTCCGTATGCACCGAGGAAAAAGTATTTCCGGCGCCTGCGGACAGCTCGGTAAAACGAATGCGAACGCTTGA
- a CDS encoding ankyrin repeat domain-containing protein: protein MKKEIQYVAGVNYDVAGLNTLAEYGPFEAFLEKYDRSKLNEQDKYGFSLLHAALYGHKWDIAEFLINEGIDVNLKDSSGNTALHYLCDDNDITQAITTAKLLLAHGADINIQNQKGSTVLILAILRVQGHENCSFVEFLCQQHPDFTLKNKAGKTALEIAQMVEAIHENCKLSELIRGYL, encoded by the coding sequence ATGAAAAAAGAAATACAGTATGTTGCCGGTGTAAACTACGATGTAGCCGGCCTTAATACGTTGGCGGAATACGGTCCGTTTGAAGCGTTTTTAGAAAAATACGATAGGTCGAAACTCAATGAACAAGATAAATACGGATTTTCTTTACTCCATGCCGCGCTATACGGTCATAAATGGGATATCGCGGAGTTTTTGATAAATGAGGGGATAGATGTCAATCTAAAAGACAGCAGCGGCAATACCGCGCTGCATTATTTGTGCGATGATAATGATATTACTCAAGCAATCACAACGGCAAAACTGTTATTGGCGCACGGAGCGGACATCAATATTCAAAATCAAAAAGGCAGTACGGTTTTAATACTGGCAATCTTGCGGGTGCAAGGGCATGAGAATTGTTCGTTCGTTGAGTTTTTATGTCAGCAGCATCCTGATTTTACGCTCAAAAATAAAGCCGGAAAAACCGCACTTGAAATAGCGCAAATGGTCGAGGCGATTCATGAAAACTGTAAGCTATCCGAACTAATTAGAGGGTATCTCTAA